Proteins found in one Salvia splendens isolate huo1 chromosome 10, SspV2, whole genome shotgun sequence genomic segment:
- the LOC121751523 gene encoding uncharacterized protein LOC121751523 isoform X1 → MSFCSSLPSFNASKPLSLRFRACAADVPDFFSADWLESRRKRPFGPRLSFSADEAVRHQLDALMFNDQPRPDYGIEVMYRFAGFDPFERSTYFGPFFDLGQFERFRRIFHHSSYRALLGHRERKILSSLNVDEYCFKQRVWIRGARPEEEEVFQFTMIQKVGGSWDGYWLTESVLHDGDSFSGGVAY, encoded by the exons ATGTCGTTCTGCTCATCTCTGCCGTCTTTTAACGCCTCCAAACCTCTTAGTTTACGCTTTCGAGCCTGCGCCGCTGACGTACCGGATTTCTTTTCCGCCGATTG GCTTGAGTCTCGTAGGAAAAGACCTTTCGGTCCGAGATTGAGT TTTAGTGCAGATGAGGCTGTTAGACACCAACTCGATGCGTTGATGTTCAATGACCAACCTCGCCCCGATTATGGCATTGAAGTCATGTATAGG TTTGCAGGATTTGATCCCTTCGAAAGATCTACCTATTTCGGGCCCTTCTTTGACTTGGGTCAG TTTGAAAGATTTAGGCGAATATTTCACCATTCAAGCTACAGAGCTCTACTAGGCCACCGGGAAAGAAAGATCTTGAGCAGTTTAAACGTCGATGAG TATTGCTTTAAGCAGAGAGTATGGATACGAGGAGCTCGgcctgaagaagaagaagtattCCAATTTACTATGATTCAG AAAGTCGGTGGTTCCTGGGACGGTTATTGGCTGACGGAGTCTGTACTTCACGATGGAGATAGCTTTTCCGGTGGTGTAGCATATTAA
- the LOC121751523 gene encoding uncharacterized protein LOC121751523 isoform X2: MSFCSSLPSFNASKPLSLRFRACAADVPDFFSADWLESRRKRPFGPRLSFSADEAVRHQLDALMFNDQPRPDYGIEVMYRFAGFDPFERSTYFGPFFDLGQFERFRRIFHHSSYRALLGHRERKILSSLNVDERVWIRGARPEEEEVFQFTMIQKVGGSWDGYWLTESVLHDGDSFSGGVAY, encoded by the exons ATGTCGTTCTGCTCATCTCTGCCGTCTTTTAACGCCTCCAAACCTCTTAGTTTACGCTTTCGAGCCTGCGCCGCTGACGTACCGGATTTCTTTTCCGCCGATTG GCTTGAGTCTCGTAGGAAAAGACCTTTCGGTCCGAGATTGAGT TTTAGTGCAGATGAGGCTGTTAGACACCAACTCGATGCGTTGATGTTCAATGACCAACCTCGCCCCGATTATGGCATTGAAGTCATGTATAGG TTTGCAGGATTTGATCCCTTCGAAAGATCTACCTATTTCGGGCCCTTCTTTGACTTGGGTCAG TTTGAAAGATTTAGGCGAATATTTCACCATTCAAGCTACAGAGCTCTACTAGGCCACCGGGAAAGAAAGATCTTGAGCAGTTTAAACGTCGATGAG AGAGTATGGATACGAGGAGCTCGgcctgaagaagaagaagtattCCAATTTACTATGATTCAG AAAGTCGGTGGTTCCTGGGACGGTTATTGGCTGACGGAGTCTGTACTTCACGATGGAGATAGCTTTTCCGGTGGTGTAGCATATTAA